The region ttgtatttctttttatcacaccagatttctctgtgagaaattcgggctgctctcccctgggagagcgcgtcgctacgctacagcgccacccatttttttgttgttttttttcctgcgtgcagttttatttgtttttcctatcgaagtggattttctacggaattttgccaggaacaacccttttgttgccgtgggctcttttacgtgagctaagtgcatgctgcacacgggaccttggtttatcgtctcattcgaatgactagcgtccagaccaccactcaaggtctagtggagggggagaaaatatcggcggctgagcagcgattcgaaccagcacgctcagattctctcgcttcctaggcagacgcgttacctctaggccatcactccacagaataTCAGAATCTTCAAAAAGAGACCAgctgaaaaacacacaaacacaaccaccctGCCCTCACACagaccaccccccctcccgaccctccACCCCCGGACAACGGCAacggaaaaaaaatatccacaaagTGTTACATGCTTTCATCAGCTTCACCAGTTTCATCATCCTCTTTGTCATACAAAATAGGTAAGTTCTCACAACACTTCCAACATTCTCACATTACAGTGTCACACTCACCTGTAatccatgacgacgacgacaggcACCACCCAGAGACCGGGGTAGGTGCGGGTGGGGCAGGGTGGGATGTTGCACACCAGGGGGTAGGAGAAGTCCAGGGTGAAGGGCCACAGGACCGGGGAGTACACGTTGCGGGGGAACGGGTAGGTCAGGGTGGCGTCGTACGTGAAGTTGTTCTCCTGCAGCACCTGCAACACGCGTCAGAAGAGACATCTCTCAGCTCAAAAAATGTTTCAAGATTTTCCACATGGCCTATTTTTCCAATCAGTTCTTGCTTATCTCAGGAAATGAAGGCGTAAGATTTCACACATGGCCAATTCTTCCAACAAATTCTTGCTAAAATGAGGAAAAGAAAGTCCAAGATTTCACACATGGCCTGTTCTTCCTATCAGTCCTTACTTATGTGAGGAAATGAAAGTCTGTGCACATGAACATGGCTGACGAAGAAGGTGCAAACATTAAAGTCATGAATTGCGATCACCAGTTTCATCGCCAGAAAACTGGGTATCGCTATCTTATCGCCACTGCCAATATATCCAAAATGACAGTCAACTGATGAACCGAACCAAATTCATTCAGAACAAATTAGCGGTGATGTCTCCTTTCCACCTGCCATACCAAGGTAAGTTAACTTCTTTCTATCGGATAGTTTCAGTAGAATTTTCAATCTACAGAAAACAGAATTTTAATGCCCGAAATGTGGCAATATTTCTGGAAGCATTAAATGTTTATTTTATCCTTTCTTGTGCGTACTGCACAAAGgacctttttctcctcctttttttttttataatatcatCTGAAAGTCTAGAGAGTCCGCACTATCACTCAAGGTCGTGTATGGGGACAAAATTCCTGGTCCTTGTGCAATTTGAAACCGAAGCCATGGTTCCTTGCCAGCGTTTTGTCATGTACAGTCTGACAGACAATGAGCATTATTTTGAAACCTTTGATTGTGTTCTTACTGCAAACAAAAATAACGGATATTTACTGACACTCAAATCTAGAGCCATATGGTCAACTTCTACTTTGACTAAGTGCTTGATGAATtagtgggcttttccaaatacaatagactgagcaacacactagacgccacgttcttggcatcagagatcttttcccatccctcttgcggccagtcagtggcagcctctgtgcgtgtgtgtatgtgtgtgtttgtgtgcatgtgtgggtcggtatttttgagtgcgtttgtgcatgcgcgagagtgtaagtgtacaaaGTGTcggtagagttctgtgcacgtgcgcgcgcgcgcgcgtgtgtgtgtgagggggaggtggggtgcagggggaggtggggctgaggatgaggtatgtgagtgtatgcatgcctacactgtgggagcaacaggatattggaacgtgtatatatatatatatctttgtatatatgtgtgtggggttgggagtgggagatatgggcatatgtgtgtgtgcttgtacaagtaagtgttcatctgtgtgtgtgtgtgtgtgtgtgtgtgtgtgtgtgtgtgtgtgtgtgtgtgtgtgtgtgcgccgtggaagctgcgatacgtagactagaaatgagtgtgtggaggaggggggtagaggaggtgcagggtaatgtgtgtgttgtgtgtgtgtgttggagctcatgtacgtttatatgtatttaactgtgctttcatatctgtgaaactgcatgtttggtgcatatctgttatgcatgtgtgggtgtatattgaatatgtgtcttcatgttttacatctatttgcttatttatcatcattgttatcttatttatttatttatttactttattatttttattattatttattactactacctttttttatttttatgattattatttatttatttatttgtgtaagcttatctattatttattcaccttttttttttacattataattattatttatttatttatttatttgtgtaatctTTATTACTTactcacctttctttttcttcttctttttttccccctcaaggcctgactaagcgcgttgggttacgctgctggtcaggcatctgcttggcagatgtggtgtagcgtatatggatttgtccgaacgcagtgacgcctccttgagctactgaaactgaaactgaactaaaaTTATGAACTCTGCTTTTGGTGACCAATtatatcaaacttttttttccagtctcatGAGCCAAGATGATTATTCTGCGTTTGGTGACCAATGAAAAAATTTTCGGTTAGCGTTTGATGGACAAAGGCAGATCTCTGAACATGCTTGATGAACACTTTTTCCTAAGTGCTTGATGAACACAGATAACGGGGAAAAATGTCCACGCTACATAGCCCGCTTGAAGTCTGTTGAtggaggaaaaaaatatatcgaCGCTACATAACCTACCTGAAATAAGTGACTAGAGGAAAAAGTATCCACGCTACATAACACACCTGAAATAAATTACCAGAGGAAAAAGTATCCACGCTACATAACCCACCTGAAATAAATTACCAGAGGAAAAAGTATCCACGCTACATAACCCACCTGAAATAAATTACCAGAGGAAAAGTATCCACGCTACATAACTCACCTGAAATAAGTTACCAGAGGAAAAACTACCCACGTTAAATAACCCACTTGAAATAAGTTACAGGAGGAAATACCAGATACCCATGCTCCATAACCCACCTGAAATAAGTTACTTGAGAAAAACTATCTACACTACACGACCCACATAAAACAAGTTATCAGAGGAAAAACGGTACCCATTCTGCATAACCCACTTGAAATAAGTTACCAGAGGAAAATCTATCCACGCAACCTAACCCACCTGGAACAAGTTATCCCCGCTGGGCTGAAGGAAGGGGGATCTCCATCCCCGGATCTCCTCcagggggatgtgtgtgaggtCAGCCAGGTGTGACCGCTGTGTCAGCACCTCGTACCCGATCTGTGAGCTGTTGGCACCTGCCCACCACGCGTGCGGCATGCGGTGAGTCACGCTGTGGTCCGCTATCTCCTGAACAcatcgacagtttcagtttcagattcagtagctcaaggaggcgtcactgcgttcggacaaatccatatacgctacaccacatctgccaagcagatgcctgaccagctgcgtaacccaacgcgctttgtcaggccttgagaaaaaaaaaagaaaaaaaaaaagaaaggtgaataaataatagataagcttgcataaataaataaataattataatataaaaaaggtagtagtaatgataataataaaaataataataataataaataaataagacaacaatgataataaataagcaaataaatgtaaaacatgaagacacacattcacacatacacccacacatgcataacagatatgcaccaaacatgcagtttcacagatatgaaagcacagtcaaatacatataaacgtacatgagctccaacacacacaaacacacacaaacacacacacacacacacattaccctgcacctcctctacccccctcctccgcacactcatttctagtctatgtatcgcagcttccacggcacacacacacacacacacacacagatgaacacttacttgtacaagcacacacacacacgcccatatcctcccacctccaaccccacacacatatatacaaagatatatacatatatctatatatctatatatatatatatacacgttccattatcctgttgctcccacagtgtaggcatgcatacactcacatacctcatcctctaccccccctcccctccgcgcaccccccccctccccccctcacacacacacacacacacgcacatgcacagaactctcctgacacttgtgtacacttacactctcacgcatgcacaaacgcactcaaaaacacagacccacacatacacacacacacacagaggctgccactgattggccgcaagagggatgggaaaagatctctgatgccaagaacgtggcgtctagtgtgttgctcagtctgttgtatttggaaaagcccacagagactctgttccgttttgaagaaatttgcgcaatgttggtttggaaatgatgccgatatttgatttgcaaagcatcgtgctctacctttcatgttagacttaagTCTAACACATCGACAAACAAGTATAAACACACTATGATAGTCGTGctcgactatggccatcagaacaacagagggggtaactgctgtcccaactatctgggctagaatttgattatagtggagggtgtcttgcccaaattacatccccactctgtcggccaagagggtttttgaacagtcggcgttgtccttcacaaaagactaagctgtaaatgatttcccattgcaatagagaaaccattgacaatacagctctcactttgctgttggcccaactgtaaatttatgtcaatctgtgatgtaagccgagtgttggcctctgcaaacacacagacacacagcacacactttcTTAACACACAACGAGAAACAGAggcacatcacacatacactgacacacacacacacacacacacacacacacacacacacacacacacacagtcgtctcCCTCCTGTAAATTATGAGAAGCCTCACCCAGCGTTATTACAGTTAAGTATTTCTGACTATTGTCCATTGGTGTTTTGTGACCTTCCTACGATTTCAGTCGTTCTGGTGATCTCACTCGACTCGTATGTCCCCCTCCACTTTTCTGGTGACATAAATCTCCTCTGCTCATGTCGCCCTCTCTTCTAATGGCATAAATCTGCTCTACTCATATGTCACCCTCTCTTCTAATGGCATGAaatctcgctttctctgtctacaGGAAGCCGACCCGCACGGACCAGTACTTACAATTCAACAGTCACCAGCCACTGGAACACAAGCTTGGGGTAATACGCACCCTCACCCACCGAGCAAAGACCATCTGCTCCACCGACACCACTAGGGAAGAAGAGGTGCAGCACATCAAGAAAGTGCTCAGTGTGGCGGGATACCAGAAGTGGGCCTGGGACATCCTGGGGGGCAAGAAAACCATACCCCACGCCTCGACTCAACGCCAAACCCCGTCGAGAAGACACGTCTCTATGCCATTTGTCAGCGGCGTCACTGAGGCTCTCAGCAGGAAGATGCGGAAGTTGGGAGTCAGCGTTCACGCCaagcccaccaacaccatcaagaGCCAGTTTGTCCACCCCAGAGACAAAACAGATAAATTGGACACATCAGGGGTGATATACCAGATAGACTGCCAGGACTGTGACCAAAGTTACACTGGTGAAATCGAGCGCAATTTGCATAAAGGTCCGAAAGAACACAAACGAGAGTCCTCCCCAGTGGGCGAACATCTgacccacaaccaacatcactttGTAAAGGACAATGTGCAAGTTCTCGACAGAGAAGCAAGATTGTTCTAGAGGGAAGTAAAGGAGGCAGTCCGCATCGCCGCCAGGAACCCCAACCTCAACCGTGAccggggccgacacaacctgccgtcggtgtactcctcactcgtcaagtcacattgtcgtgagttcgctcacggcgatgcgcACAGCTGCacgttctctacccagcagttgcgctaaagccggccggatcgccgacgaaagctacgcgagtgagtagccttctttgactgagagatcggtttaacttggtagtcattaggCATAAATCTGCTCTACTCATATGTCGCCCTCTCTTCTAATGGCATACATCTGCTCTACTCACATATCGCCCTTTCTTCTAATTACATAAATCTCTGCTCATGTCGCCCTCTCTTCTAATGGCATACATCTGCTCTGCTCATATGTCATCCTCTCTTCTTAGGAGgcaagtggcagaatggttatgacgctcatctgccaatacagagtccatgaaggTTTGGGtgcgaatcccgctctcgcccttaagtcattcggatgggacgataaaccgaggtcacgtgtgtagcatgcagtctgcactgaaaaaagaacccatggcaaagagagtgatgtcttctggcaacattttgtcaaagaaatccactctaatagttaatatatatgcatgcactcaaggcctgacaaagcgcgttggtcaatgttgctggtcaggcatctgcttagcagatgtgtagcgtatatggatgtccgaacgcagtgacgtctccttgagaaactgaaactcttctacTGACACAAATCTGCTATGCTCATATATCGCCCTCTACTTTTCTGATGACAATCTGTGTTAAGTATCAGTTTCAACTGGTCTGATCAGTAGAATTCAGTTGATACCTATCGGCTGACACCCGTAACTATTCCACTGCTGGGGTATTCAACAGGTGTTGAAGTTTCGTTGGGGGGTAGTTAGGGGTGGAGCCCTGGGTGTGGCGCCCATCTGGAGTTCCATGGGGGTCCTGGTGTTCTGGTAACACCAGTCCAGTGTTAAATAATTATGTCCTCCTACTGATTGTTCTGCTTGTGTCCAGCAATACTAATTACTCCCAATTCTACCCTACCATCTTTTTTGTTCGATTATCGGTGTCTGTGTCGTTTAGATCGCCGTCCTAACTCTAATTACTGTCTTCCTGTCTTAACTTCACATCAGAATTATGGCATTTTATAGTTCCTAAAGATTAAACGTTTGGAAAATACCACTCAGAATTCGGCTGTGAATGCTGGGCTGTTTCAGTTGAATGTACTGCATTCAATGGTCTTTTTCTTCACAAGAAATGATCATCCATCTAAATGTTTTTCTCTAACAGATTCCTAACTTGTTAATTTACATGCTGGCGATAACACCGCAAATTGTCATGCTTATACTGATATAAATGCGTACAGGGACCGAGAAAGGATTTATGCCAAGGCAAATAACTGCTGCAGACGCAGTTACTTCCCGTAAGAGTTGGTCTGAGGGGACTTCAGTTCAATCGTCTCATCCAACGAGTCATCCAGACTACCACACaatgtctagtggaaggggagaaaattctgaCGAATGTAGGATTCGATCCCACACCCACAGACTCTCTTGCTTCctttgcggacgcgttaccactttacgacagtcgtgttcgactatgaccatcagaacagcagaggaggcaactgcttaccgacaatttgggctagaatatgattatagtagagtgtgtcttgcccaagttacatccccactctctggacCAAGAGGGTTTAcgcacagtcggcgttgggatggttcccaaaaggacAATAATTATTAGCGCCCAAGGCTGTAGTACTAAGAGCTAgtacagtcttgcctcctagtttaagaataaagtccttcacaaaagactaagctataaatgacttcccactgcagtggagaaaccattgatcatgcagctctcactttgctgttggcccaactgtaagcataGTATGTCAATCTGTGAGAAAAGCTTAGCGCTGGTCCTTAAAAGGGCATAAAAGCAGATTCGAAGCAAACATCTTCGGGCTAAGGGAAAGTAGATTTGACTCACAGAGCTGAAGACAAGGAGAAACACTGACCATCTGCCGAGCGAACAGCTTCCGCACCATGCAGTAGTCGGTGGCGTTGTGCGACACGAAGAAGGTGGCGGCCTGGGGACAGCCGTTGGGGTTCCGCCGGCTGCTCTCCGGGGGGAACAGCCGCAGGTACAGCTCCCAGTTGGACCAGTTCACGTGGTCGTCCAGAGTTACCAGAACCATCTGAGGGGTCTCCTCCGGCTTGAGGCCTCCCGGGATGCTGTGTCCTGGGGTGGGTGAAGAGGGAGTGTGAAATATAGtctttgtagtttttttgtttttttatatcccccatcccctccccaaacTTGACGCTGTAAAGGTCTCATGTTACTCGTGCTtagttatatataaaaaaaaagattcggtTTCTATAGGGCAAATAAAACTATATACATTACAACTACATTATGGTTAGTTTGTGTACATCACCACGAACATGCACAGACAAAACCAAAAATCAAACTTAACAGCTTGCCTGCACACGCGTCTGCCCACTATGACACCCGCGGGCGAAATATGAGGCATGTCCTCGTCTCCATTCCAAATTAACACATGCTGTTCTTCTTAAACGTGGGAAACCCTATCTTGTGCCGTTTGGGCGCGATGATAATCGAGAGGTCAGAGCAATGGATTTGATAGACCTGGGTTTGCTCCCCGCGGCAGCAGCTGACGGGCTATGGGTCACGTTGAGATCATTTCCGGTATGAACGTGCAGACCACAGACCTGTTCCCTGTTTATGTGCATAGAAATGCAGATGTTCAAATACGTATGTTAAATATCCGGCTATGGTCTGTGTCCTTCAGTTAACCCACCAGACGCCAACACGGAGATGGAACCAAAGACATGCGGATACGAAGTTCAACACATTGGATATTGCGCCCGTTATAGCACTGTAATAAACATGGACAAAATAAatcgtggggaaaaaaagaaaagaaagaaaaaaaaaaaaaaaaaagcgaggaaTTACCCGGGCAGCGGCAGTCTGGCAGCTTACAGTTGGTGGGTGAGCATCGTGAGTAGTGTGCCGAGCCAGGGAaattcaccaccaacatcaacacaagaGGCAACCTCAACATTGCAGCGACGCTGATTCACACTGTATTCTGTCAGACCTTGAACAAGATTTTGTTGTCAGCAGAACGAATGGCGATCACTGATTGTGGTTTCCTCTTATTTCCCTGGAAGAGAACACCACACAAAATGAGGTATATTTCCAAGACGAACCACTGCTTGTTCTTTTCACTTTTATTTCTCTGGAAGAGAAAGCACGCACAAACGGGGTACCTTATTTCCAGGACAGTTAAAAAGTTATTTCAAAAGATTCCCATGTTCGTCTTTGAATCAAAACTAATCGCAAAAAGCTGTAAATGAAAAAAAGTACAGCAATTCATTTCACACACTTTTCAAGTGACGATACAAATGAAGCGCAAAAAACGTATCAGAAGAATCCCGCCGCACAAAAACGTATTACAAAAAATTCCCAAACTATCGATGAAGGCAGAATTTGATGTTAAGAGTAATATCAATGTGAAAGTTTTAGCTGTGCTATATTTGAAGTCCCTGACGTGACAGTTTTGACACTGATGATTttaagatcttttttttctttccttctttctccagtACATAAGAAAAGATTTTCAATCAGAGAAGTTACCTCTGCATTTTTCTTTCATTAATCAGAGGTTTAAAATCCACCACTGAATCCAATTAATTGGTTTCTTATTTGTTGAGGATTTTTTTCCCCGTTTGGTTTCGTCGGGTTTTTGCGCTTCACAGTAAATTTCGGGATTGTTATAAAAATGATTGTTATGGTTGTTGCTGTTAACCTTGGATTTTAACTTAATATTTtgatctattattatcattatatatatatatatatatatatatatatatatatatatatatataaaacagaaaGGACGTGACATCTATTGCACACACTCGAGGTCAATAAGGAAACAATATTATTTCCTCAAAGTGGTATCCGTTTCCTGGTACCAGAACACGTTGCTGAAGGTATGTTAACTAGTTTGACCACTGAACACACAGGACCAAACACAAACTTTGACAAGGGAGTGATCCGAGTTTCCTCCCTTGCCGGACACCGGACCGAATGGCGCAGCAAGGTCAAGTCCAGCATTTTCACATCGGCAGTGTCAAACCGGTGGGGGAGGGAGATTAGcaatgtgggggtgtggagggggagtgacaaagggggggggggtgggtgtgtgtgtgtgtggggggggggggggtaaagaactGGAGCACGAGAAAGGGgcttgggggtgagagagagagagagagagagagagagagagagagagagagagagagaaactttttattgagggaaaaaaggaataagttcaaatggcttgttttcatcctgccctcatgaaaaggaaAAATAATAAATTACGAAGGCATcacattacatgaataaatttcaaattatgtcacaaaaaaaagaaaaagatgaacataagtacatgcacatataattcttagatcagaaagaaagagagagagagagaggcagacaggcagagtgtgagagtgggaaaggttaagacatCGTGTTTGGAAATTAATGTGTTCtgaatggtacttttttttttaatacattaagaCCAGTTTGGACATTGAAAATGGTTGATATATTGTTCCACAATAAACCATCTGAGTAtggcagacgagagagagagagagagagagagagagagagagagagagagagagagaacgtgacagCCAGCTCTTTCGTTTTCAAGTATGAGGTAAAGGTGAAAAGGAACCCGTGCAGTGGAAGGGGGTccttggaggtgggaggggggttagaggaggagaggggggtgagtggaggggaaAGGAAAAGCGGAGGTCAAGATTTTAAGTGTAGgggaggaacagggagagggggtgggggtggggataattgcggtggaggtggggagggggagggaacagCGGGAACAGTGAGACAGAGCGGGGTTCCTTGGCAGCGACCTGAGACATTCCTGCCTGTCGCAACGACGTGCAGTTTTGTGCAAGCAGGGACTGACGGACGGAGTTGAACAGGTGGGATTAGGATGCTTCTGGTGCAGCATTTTCTcatgcacaggagagagagagagaaagtgggaggaaagatggggtgggggtggagagagggagaaagggaaaagagaagggagatggagagaggagaaaaagagggcgagagagaaggggttgagcgagagatagagggagggaaagactggggaaagaagtgagggaggggaagcAGATGAcagagggacaggagagagagtaggaaagaGGGTGGACGTAGGATTAAATGTCTGAACTGGGAGGTGATAGGGGGAAGGTAGTCACAACATTTTGGCGATGCAATCTGGTGGAAGGAACCCGATGTTTATGAAGACAaagaccccctccgcccccatccgcgcacacaccccctcccaaccccccaacc is a window of Babylonia areolata isolate BAREFJ2019XMU chromosome 22, ASM4173473v1, whole genome shotgun sequence DNA encoding:
- the LOC143297216 gene encoding chitin deacetylase 7-like isoform X1, with the translated sequence MLRLPLVLMLVVNFPGSAHYSRCSPTNCKLPDCRCPGHSIPGGLKPEETPQMVLVTLDDHVNWSNWELYLRLFPPESSRRNPNGCPQAATFFVSHNATDYCMVRKLFARQMEIADHSVTHRMPHAWWAGANSSQIGYEVLTQRSHLADLTHIPLEEIRGWRSPFLQPSGDNLFQVLQENNFTYDATLTYPFPRNVYSPVLWPFTLDFSYPLVCNIPPCPTRTYPGLWVVPVVVVMDYREHLPCAYIDHCINEPRDHDETFEMLWKNFQRNYRTNRAPLYVNLHSKWLETDFHLEAMADFLQRLTSMDDVYVVTVTDAIAWVRDPAPLSRVKDFQPWSCPGFRPFQEDAEDCKLNARPPTTTTTPASSPTPFRQFYHTALPSDLQERTGDVDHNGVRRSKRTGGRDTPGTAQQGHRGQGHMARKSWFMGSGSKGSCGEWATVVVCGAISGFLVRLS